Sequence from the Corallococcus sp. EGB genome:
CGGGCTTCGAGGACAACGGCTTCGAGGCGTACGAGGCGGACCCGGCCAGCGGGCTGTACCTGCCGGCCAGCGCCCAACGCCTCGTGTCCGGCCCCGCCGCGGTGACGCTCGCGCGGACGCTCAACCCGTTCGTCCTGGAGTCGATGGACGCGGATGACGCGGAGGCGTTCCTCCGGAACATCACCCGTCGCGTGCGGAGCGCCGCGCGGTGGGCCTGGCGGCGGACCACATGGAGGCGGGGGTGCCGCTCCACAACCCGGGGCGCGACGACACCGGGCCGCGCGGCGGCTCCAACCGGGCGCTGATGTTCTACGCGTGCGTGGGCAACCGCGCGCGCGTGACGAGCGGCCCCATGGCGGGCGCCGAGGGCACGGTGGTGGGCAAGCACGGCGGCATCAACCACGTCATCGTGGACTTCCCGCCCGCCGTGAAGCGCCGCCTGTGCATCGGGGACCGCGTGCAGCTGGATGCGCATGGCCAGGGGCTGGAGCTGCCGGACTTCCCGCAGGTGCGCGCGCTGAACCTGTCGCCCCGGCTGCTGAGGCATTGGGGCGTGAGGACGGAACCGGGGCGGCTGCTCATCCCCGTGACGCACACGGTGCCCGCGGAGCTGATGGGCTCCGGCCTCGGGCGTTCGGAGGGCGTGCTGGGGGACCTGGTGGCGATATGTCCGTTGGACTACCGCTTCGGACCGTCGCGCCAGCCGGGGACCATCACGGTGGGAGTGGTGGTGCACTCGGACAGCAAGCTCGCGGGGCACGGGCCCGGGGTGACGCCGTTGCTCATCGGTCCGGGCGAGTGCGGCGGGTGTGCCGGCCGCAGGCGAACGTGGCGCTCCTGCTCGGGCTGCGCCGCAGGTGGGCCGCCACGGTCCACGCGCTGATGTTCAGCTTCGTGGCGTTCTGCTTGTTGCCCCAGCCCGCGCGAACGCACGAGGCGATCTGCAGCTCGCGCGAGGTGAGCAGCCGAACATCGGACGCGGGCTCCGTCGCGGGCCGCGCGGGCACCAGGTGGTAGCGCTGTCCGTTGAGGATGAGCTCTCCGGACAGGACGAGGTTCTTCTCTTGCGGAGGCA
This genomic interval carries:
- a CDS encoding LuxR C-terminal-related transcriptional regulator, with the protein product MPPQEKNLVLSGELILNGQRYHLVPARPATEPASDVRLLTSRELQIASCVRAGWGNKQNATKLNISAWTVAAHLRRSPSRSATFACGRHTRRTRPDR
- a CDS encoding DUF4438 domain-containing protein, encoding MPLHNPGRDDTGPRGGSNRALMFYACVGNRARVTSGPMAGAEGTVVGKHGGINHVIVDFPPAVKRRLCIGDRVQLDAHGQGLELPDFPQVRALNLSPRLLRHWGVRTEPGRLLIPVTHTVPAELMGSGLGRSEGVLGDLVAICPLDYRFGPSRQPGTITVGVVVHSDSKLAGHGPGVTPLLIGPGECGGCAGRRRTWRSCSGCAAGGPPRSTR